The genomic window CGGACGACGAAGCCCTCACTGACGTATTACGTCTTTCCCGTGGCATGACCTACAAAAACGCACTTGCGGGCCTTACCATGGGCGGCGGCAAATCCGTGATTATTGCCGATCCTAAGCGCCCTGACCGTGAAGCCCTCTTCCGCGCCTTTGGTCGCTTTATCAATAGTCTCGGCGGCCGTTATTACTCCGCTGAAGACGTCGGCACGACCACAGCTGATATTATGATCGCCCATGAAGAAACCCCTTATATGGCGGGTCTTGAAGGCAAGAGTGGCGATCCATCCCCGTTCACAGCACTTGGTACCTATTTAGGTATTAAAGCTGCAGTAAAACATAAGCTAGGGTTAGATAGCCTAAAAGGGCTTAAAATTGCCGTTCAAGGTGTAGGCCATGTGGGTTATTACCTGTGCAAACATTTGCATGAAGAAGGCGCAGAACTGATTGTGACTGATATTCATCAGGCTTCATTAGATAAAGTTGCCACGGATTTTGGTGCCATTATCGTCGCGCCGCAGGACATCTACGCCCAAGATGTGGATGTGTATGCTCCTTGTGCCCTTGGCGCAACCTTAAACGATGCGACCTTACCGCAACTCAAAGCTAAAATTGTTGCTGGCTGTGCCAACAACCAATTAGCCGAAGTACGCCATGGCGAACAACTGAAAGAAATGGGCATTTTATATGCTCCTGACTATGTCATTAACGCGGGTGGTATTATCAACGTATCATTCGAAAAAAATTATGACGCCGCAAAATCCGAAGCTAAGGTCAGAGAAATCTATCACACGCTACTGAAGATTTTTGCAAAGGCCGATGAACAGAATCGCACGACTGGCGCAGTTGCCGATGAAATGGCCCGCGCCATTTATCAAAGTGCAAAAGCCTAATTAAGCTTTGGGGCGGACAACAAACACTTGTTGTTCGCCTTTTTACCCTTCCCTATCGTCAAAAAATAAATCCTCCTTAATACCAATCAGATACCTAAACGACACGTAAAATTCACTATTCTGTAGTGGAAAACTGTAACCTGCTCTGCTTGAATTAACCACTCGTCAGTCAGTGGAGGAATGGCATATGGTCAGTTTCAAATATGAGCTAAATCAGGACTCGGTTGAGTTGCAGGCCAGCGATTGGTTTGGATTAGAGCGGGTTTTTATCAATGGGCATATGGTGTCACGTAAGCTCAATTTTGGTCAAAACAGTGAGCACTGCATCAAA from Shewanella putrefaciens includes these protein-coding regions:
- a CDS encoding Glu/Leu/Phe/Val dehydrogenase; amino-acid sequence: MAVFNHVSFDEHEQVVFCHDKESGLRAIVAIHNTNLGPAVGGCRMWNYQSDDEALTDVLRLSRGMTYKNALAGLTMGGGKSVIIADPKRPDREALFRAFGRFINSLGGRYYSAEDVGTTTADIMIAHEETPYMAGLEGKSGDPSPFTALGTYLGIKAAVKHKLGLDSLKGLKIAVQGVGHVGYYLCKHLHEEGAELIVTDIHQASLDKVATDFGAIIVAPQDIYAQDVDVYAPCALGATLNDATLPQLKAKIVAGCANNQLAEVRHGEQLKEMGILYAPDYVINAGGIINVSFEKNYDAAKSEAKVREIYHTLLKIFAKADEQNRTTGAVADEMARAIYQSAKA